One region of Cuculus canorus isolate bCucCan1 chromosome 6, bCucCan1.pri, whole genome shotgun sequence genomic DNA includes:
- the ITGB2 gene encoding integrin beta-2 — protein MLGNCCLQLPAVNWVLLLVTTAFAMECPKIKVGTCTDCIQSGPGCAWCKQLNFTKAGELDSVRCDTIEQLQQRGCPHDEIEFPVNNITRTQDSPLSNEIQLTPQEMHLKLRIGQPAIFEVKFRRALGYPIDLYYLMDLSYSMLDDLEKVKKLGGELLKALESTTPSRRIGFGSFVDKTVLPFVNTHPEKLQNPCPNKDEKCQPPFAFKHILSLTDDAKKFESEVGKQFISGNLDAPEGGLDAMMQAAVCGDLIGWRNVTRLLVYATDDGFHFAGDGKLGAILTPNDGQCHLEDNMYKKSNEFDYPSVGQLVQKLAENNIQPIFAVTSKVVDVYKKLSEMIPKSAVGELKEDSSNIIELIQEAYNNLSSRIILSHSTLPDILDVKYDSFCGNGKEILDEARGQCDNVKINDEVTFKVKIMARECIKSQSFTIRPLGFTDTLTVHLDSNCNCSCNEKPNPTDCSGKGSIVCGICSCNSGYMGKNCECDTKGKTSKELEGSCRKDNNSLICSGQGDCVCGQCVCHTSNVPNKDIYGTFCECDNMNCDFHNGLLCGGKAHGTCDCGECKCEPNYEGSACQCLKSKADCLNDKGHECSLRGTCHCNRCQCQGAYQPPLCQECPSCPSPCGRYISCVECLAFESGPFEKNCSQACRNIRETKELTGESRQCRERDSQNCWISFHMVQEDGLEVYTFTVNPEKECPEPPNVALIVGSTIAGVFLIGVVLLLIWRLLTELFDRREYRRFEKERSKAKWNEADNPLFKSATTTVVNPRFDGE, from the exons ATGTTGGGTAACTGCTGTCTTCAGCTGCCGGCAGTGAattgggtgctgctgctggtgacaACAG CCTTTGCCATGGAGTGCCCCAAGATCAAGGTGGGGACATGCACGGACTGCATCCAGTCTGGTCCTGGCTGTGCCTGGTGCAAGCAGCTG AATTTCACCAAAGCTGGTGAGCTAGACTCTGTCCGCTGTGACACCAtagagcagctgcagcagaggggaTGCCCACACGATGAGATTGAGTTTCCAGTCAACAACATTACGAGGACACAGGACAGTCCTTTAAGCAACGAAATACAGCTGACACCCCAGGAGATGCACCTGAAACTGAGGATAG GCCAGCCTGCTATATTTGAGGTGAAGTTTCGCCGTGCCTTGGGGTACCCCATTGATCTCTACTACCTCATGGACCTCTCCTACTCCATGCTGGATGACCTGGAGAAGGtgaagaagctgggaggggagctgctcAAGGCACTGGAGAGCACCACCCCTTCTCGACGCATAG GGTTTGGCTCCTTCGTGGACAAGACAGTGCTGCCCTTTGTGAACACACACCCTGAGAAGCTGCAGAACCCCTGCCCCAACAAGGATGAGAAATGCCAGCCTCCTTTTGCCTTCAAGCACATCCTCTCACTGACTGATGATGCCAAGAAGTTCGAGAGTGAAGTGGGGAAGCAGTTCATCTCTGGGAACCTGGATGCCCCAGAGGGAGGGCTGGATGCCATGATGCAAGCAGCGGTGTGTGGG GACTTGATCGGCTGGCGTAATGTGACCCGCTTGCTGGTGTATGCTACTGATGACGGCTTCCACTTTGCCGGCGATGGCAAGCTCGGGGCCATCTTAACCCCCAATGATGGCCAGTGCCACTTGGAGGACAACATgtacaaaaaaagcaatgagTTT GACTACCCATCTGTCGGCCAGCTGGTCCAGAAACTTGCCGAAAACAACATTCAGCCCATTTTTGCTGTCACCAGTAAGGTGGTGGATGTGTACAAG AAACTCAGTGAGATGATCCCAAAATCAGCAGTGGGAGAGCTGAAGGAGGACTCCAGCAACATCATTGAACTCATCCAGGAGGCCTACAAT AACCTCTCCTCACGGATCATCCTGAGCCATTCCACCCTGCCAGACATCCTGGATGTCAAATATGACTCCTTTTGTGGTAATGGCAAGGAAATCTTGGATGAAGCAAGAGGGCAGTGCGACAATGTCAAGATCAATGATGAG GTCACATTTAAAGTGAAAATCATGGCCAGGGAATGCATCAAAAGCCAGTCCTTCACCATCCGGCCACTAGGCTTCACAGACACCCTCACTGTCCACCTGGACAGCAACTGCAACTGCAGCTGCAATGAGAAACCCAACCCAACTGACTGCAGTGGGAAAGGCAGCATCGTCTGTGGGATCTGCAG TTGCAATTCAGGCTACATGGGGAAGAACTGCGAGTGCGACACCAAAGGCAAAACCAGCAAGGAGCTGGAGGGCAGCTGCCGGAAGGACAACAACTCACTcatctgctctgggcagggTGACTGTGTGTGTGGACAGTGCGTCTGCCACACCAGCAATGTACCCAACAAGGATATCTATGGCACTTTCTGCGAGTGTGACAACATGAACTGTGATTTTCACAATGGCCTCCTCTGCGGTGGTAAAG CCCATGGGACATGCGACTGTGGGGAATGCAAGTGTGAGCCCAACTACGAGGGCAGTGCCTGCCAGTGCTTGAAGTCGAAGGCAGACTGCTTGAATGACAAGGGCCATGAATGCAGCCTCCGCGGGACCTGCCACTGCAACCGCTGCCAGTGCCAGGGGGCATACCAGCCCCCCTTGTGCCAGGAGTGCCCCAGCTGCCCCTCACCTTGTGGCAGATACAT CTCCTGTGTAGAGTGCTTGGCCTTCGAGAGCGGCCCCTTTGAGAAGAACTGCTCCCAGGCCTGCCGCAACATCCGGGAGACCAAGGAGTTGACGGGGGAAAGCAGGCAATGCAGGGAGAGGGACTCCCAGAACTGTTGGATCTCCTTCCATATGGTACAGGAGGATGGCTTGGAGGTATACACCTTCACTGTCAATCCTGAAAAAG AGTGCCCAGAACCTCCCAATGTTGCGCTGATCGTGGGAAGCACCATTGCTGGTGTGTTCCTCATTGGCGTGGTGCTCCTGCTGATCTGGCGGCTCTTGACGGAGCTGTTTGACCGCCGTGAATATCGCCGGTTTGAGAAGGAGAGGTCCAAGGCAAAGTGGAATGAG GCTGATAACCCCCTCTTCAAGAGTGCCACCACCACAGTTGTGAACCCCAGGTTTGATGGAGAATGA
- the KMO gene encoding kynurenine 3-monooxygenase isoform X3 → MEPSDPQGKRVAVVGGGLVGALNACFFARRGFHVDVYEAREDIRVASFARGRSINLALSHRGRQALQAVGMEDQIVSKGIPMRARRIHTPLGKKYSIPYGKKNQYILSVDRANLNRELLTAAEKYSNTKLYFGHKILGCNAELGKLTIKRADQQPLEVTYDLIVGCDGAFSTVRKEFMRQTRFNYSHEYIPHGYMELTIPPKDGDFAMEPNYLHIWPRNTFMMIALPNMDKSFTCTLFMPFEEFEKLTTGEQVLGFFQTYFPDAIPLIGERELKRDYFLLPAQAMISVKCSSYHLASRCVLMGDAAHAVVPFYGQGMNAGFEDCLVFDELMDQFHNDLGACLPEFSRLRVPDDHAISDLAMYNYIEMRKHVNSMWFIFRKHVDNFLYTLMPSTIVPLYTMVTFTRIRYHEALQRWKWQEKIINRGLFVMGTVGLGGTYLLIKRLARDSDLWGWSHYLKNIGNYPFGTQVA, encoded by the exons ATGGAGCCCAGTGACCCACAGGGGAAAAGAGTCGCTGTTGTCGGTGGTGGTCTG GTGGGTGCATTAAATGCCTGTTTCTTTGCTAGACGAGGTTTCCATGTTGATGTTTATGAAGCCAGAGAAG ATATCCGAGTGGCCAGCTTTGCCCGTGGCAGAAGCATTAACTTGGCCCTTTCCCACAGAGGACGCCAAGCCctccaggctgtggggatggaAGATCAG ATTGTATCCAAAGGCATACCCATGCGGGCAAGGAGGATACACACACCTTTGGGGAAGAAGTACTCTATTCCCTATGGGAAGAAGAACCAG TACATTCTGTCTGTGGACAGAGCAAACTTAAACAGAGAACTGCTAACAG ctgcTGAGAAGTACTCCAACACTAAATTGTATTTTGGACACAAGATCCTGGGGTGCAACGCAGAGTTGGGGAAGTTAACCATAAAAAG agctGATCAGCAGCCTTTGGAAGTCACATATGATCTCATTGTGGGATGTGATGGAGCCTTCTCAACAGTCAGAAAGGAGTTCATGAGGCAAACACGCTTTAACTACAGTCATGAGTACATTCCTCATGGCTATATGGAGCTGACCATCCCACCCAAGGATGGAGAC TTTGCCATGGAACCAAACTACCTCCATATCTGGCCAAGAAACACCTTCATGATGATTGCACTGCCCAACATG GACAAGTCCTTCACCTGCACACTCTTCATGCCCTTTGAGGAATTTGAGAAGCTCACAACGGGTGAGCaagtgctgggttttttccAGACCTACTTCCCAGATGCCATCCCCCTCATCGGAGA GCGAGAGCTGAAGCGTGATTACTTTTTGCTGCCAGCCCAGGCCATGATATCTGTGAAGTGCTCCTCCTACCACCTTGCTTCCCGATGTGTGCTGATGGGAGATGCTGCGCATGCCGTTGTGCCCTTCTATGGACAGGGCATGAATGCA GGCTTTGAGGATTGTCTGGTCTTTGATGAATTAATGGACCAATTCCACAATGACCTTG GTGCCTGCCTCCCCGagttctccaggctgagggTGCCAGATGACCATGCAATCTCAGATTTAGCCATGTACAACTACATAGAG ATGCGCAAACACGTGAATTCAATGTGGTTCATTTTCCGGAAGCACGTAGACAACTTCCTCTACACCCTCATGCCTTCCACTATTGTCCCACTGTACACAATG GTGACTTTCACAAGAATTCGCTACCATGAGGCACTTCAGCGCTGGAAATGGCAGGAAAAG ATAATTAATCGAGGGCTTTTTGTCATGGGGACAGTAGGACTGGGTGGCACCTACCTGCTCATTAAGCGTCTGGCAAGGGACTCAGACTTGTGGGGCTGGTCCCATTATCTCAAGAATATTGGAAATTATCCCTTTGGCACACAAGTGGCTTAA
- the KMO gene encoding kynurenine 3-monooxygenase isoform X1: MEPSDPQGKRVAVVGGGLVGALNACFFARRGFHVDVYEAREDIRVASFARGRSINLALSHRGRQALQAVGMEDQIVSKGIPMRARRIHTPLGKKYSIPYGKKNQYILSVDRANLNRELLTAAEKYSNTKLYFGHKILGCNAELGKLTIKRADQQPLEVTYDLIVGCDGAFSTVRKEFMRQTRFNYSHEYIPHGYMELTIPPKDGDFAMEPNYLHIWPRNTFMMIALPNMDKSFTCTLFMPFEEFEKLTTGEQVLGFFQTYFPDAIPLIGERELKRDYFLLPAQAMISVKCSSYHLASRCVLMGDAAHAVVPFYGQGMNAGFEDCLVFDELMDQFHNDLGACLPEFSRLRVPDDHAISDLAMYNYIEMRKHVNSMWFIFRKHVDNFLYTLMPSTIVPLYTMVTFTRIRYHEALQRWKWQEKRAQGPVELSQACRSLSRTSPKVGLRGEQHRGAADDLEERFNACSLAALRLCVQALRSAMTASGEDVPTESDLQVSPSHVCMHPVLRAHHLTATSRADCQPGGPSTSNSAANALETSTNIVVETSAAGESVEQPGRRSC; this comes from the exons ATGGAGCCCAGTGACCCACAGGGGAAAAGAGTCGCTGTTGTCGGTGGTGGTCTG GTGGGTGCATTAAATGCCTGTTTCTTTGCTAGACGAGGTTTCCATGTTGATGTTTATGAAGCCAGAGAAG ATATCCGAGTGGCCAGCTTTGCCCGTGGCAGAAGCATTAACTTGGCCCTTTCCCACAGAGGACGCCAAGCCctccaggctgtggggatggaAGATCAG ATTGTATCCAAAGGCATACCCATGCGGGCAAGGAGGATACACACACCTTTGGGGAAGAAGTACTCTATTCCCTATGGGAAGAAGAACCAG TACATTCTGTCTGTGGACAGAGCAAACTTAAACAGAGAACTGCTAACAG ctgcTGAGAAGTACTCCAACACTAAATTGTATTTTGGACACAAGATCCTGGGGTGCAACGCAGAGTTGGGGAAGTTAACCATAAAAAG agctGATCAGCAGCCTTTGGAAGTCACATATGATCTCATTGTGGGATGTGATGGAGCCTTCTCAACAGTCAGAAAGGAGTTCATGAGGCAAACACGCTTTAACTACAGTCATGAGTACATTCCTCATGGCTATATGGAGCTGACCATCCCACCCAAGGATGGAGAC TTTGCCATGGAACCAAACTACCTCCATATCTGGCCAAGAAACACCTTCATGATGATTGCACTGCCCAACATG GACAAGTCCTTCACCTGCACACTCTTCATGCCCTTTGAGGAATTTGAGAAGCTCACAACGGGTGAGCaagtgctgggttttttccAGACCTACTTCCCAGATGCCATCCCCCTCATCGGAGA GCGAGAGCTGAAGCGTGATTACTTTTTGCTGCCAGCCCAGGCCATGATATCTGTGAAGTGCTCCTCCTACCACCTTGCTTCCCGATGTGTGCTGATGGGAGATGCTGCGCATGCCGTTGTGCCCTTCTATGGACAGGGCATGAATGCA GGCTTTGAGGATTGTCTGGTCTTTGATGAATTAATGGACCAATTCCACAATGACCTTG GTGCCTGCCTCCCCGagttctccaggctgagggTGCCAGATGACCATGCAATCTCAGATTTAGCCATGTACAACTACATAGAG ATGCGCAAACACGTGAATTCAATGTGGTTCATTTTCCGGAAGCACGTAGACAACTTCCTCTACACCCTCATGCCTTCCACTATTGTCCCACTGTACACAATG GTGACTTTCACAAGAATTCGCTACCATGAGGCACTTCAGCGCTGGAAATGGCAGGAAAAG AGGGCTCAAGGCCCGGTGGAGTTAAGCCAGGCTTGCAGAAGCTTAAGTAGAACCTCGCCCAAGGTAGGTCTGAGAGGGGAGCAACACCGGGGAGCAGCTGATGATTTGGAAGAAAGATTCAATGCATGTTCCCTCGCTGCTCTTCGTCTCTGTGTACAGGCACTCAGGTCTGCCATGACTGCCTCTGGAGAGGATGTCCCCACAGAGTCTGACCTCCAGGTGTCCCCATCGCATGTATGTATGCATCCAGTCCTCAGGGCCCAtcacctcactgcaacctccaGGGCAGACTGCCAGCCTGGAGGACCCTCTACGTCCAACTCAGCAGCAAATGCTTTAGAAACTAGTACAAACATAGTGGTGGAGACGAGTGCAGCAGGGGAAAGTGTGGAGCAGCCTGGGCGCAGATCCTGCTAG
- the KMO gene encoding kynurenine 3-monooxygenase isoform X2, translating to MEPSDPQGKRVAVVGGGLVGALNACFFARRGFHVDVYEAREDIRVASFARGRSINLALSHRGRQALQAVGMEDQIVSKGIPMRARRIHTPLGKKYSIPYGKKNQYILSVDRANLNRELLTAAEKYSNTKLYFGHKILGCNAELGKLTIKRADQQPLEVTYDLIVGCDGAFSTVRKEFMRQTRFNYSHEYIPHGYMELTIPPKDGDFAMEPNYLHIWPRNTFMMIALPNMDKSFTCTLFMPFEEFEKLTTGEQVLGFFQTYFPDAIPLIGERELKRDYFLLPAQAMISVKCSSYHLASRCVLMGDAAHAVVPFYGQGMNAGFEDCLVFDELMDQFHNDLGACLPEFSRLRVPDDHAISDLAMYNYIEMRKHVNSMWFIFRKHVDNFLYTLMPSTIVPLYTMVTFTRIRYHEALQRWKWQEKRAQGPVELSQACRSLSRTSPKALRSAMTASGEDVPTESDLQVSPSHVCMHPVLRAHHLTATSRADCQPGGPSTSNSAANALETSTNIVVETSAAGESVEQPGRRSC from the exons ATGGAGCCCAGTGACCCACAGGGGAAAAGAGTCGCTGTTGTCGGTGGTGGTCTG GTGGGTGCATTAAATGCCTGTTTCTTTGCTAGACGAGGTTTCCATGTTGATGTTTATGAAGCCAGAGAAG ATATCCGAGTGGCCAGCTTTGCCCGTGGCAGAAGCATTAACTTGGCCCTTTCCCACAGAGGACGCCAAGCCctccaggctgtggggatggaAGATCAG ATTGTATCCAAAGGCATACCCATGCGGGCAAGGAGGATACACACACCTTTGGGGAAGAAGTACTCTATTCCCTATGGGAAGAAGAACCAG TACATTCTGTCTGTGGACAGAGCAAACTTAAACAGAGAACTGCTAACAG ctgcTGAGAAGTACTCCAACACTAAATTGTATTTTGGACACAAGATCCTGGGGTGCAACGCAGAGTTGGGGAAGTTAACCATAAAAAG agctGATCAGCAGCCTTTGGAAGTCACATATGATCTCATTGTGGGATGTGATGGAGCCTTCTCAACAGTCAGAAAGGAGTTCATGAGGCAAACACGCTTTAACTACAGTCATGAGTACATTCCTCATGGCTATATGGAGCTGACCATCCCACCCAAGGATGGAGAC TTTGCCATGGAACCAAACTACCTCCATATCTGGCCAAGAAACACCTTCATGATGATTGCACTGCCCAACATG GACAAGTCCTTCACCTGCACACTCTTCATGCCCTTTGAGGAATTTGAGAAGCTCACAACGGGTGAGCaagtgctgggttttttccAGACCTACTTCCCAGATGCCATCCCCCTCATCGGAGA GCGAGAGCTGAAGCGTGATTACTTTTTGCTGCCAGCCCAGGCCATGATATCTGTGAAGTGCTCCTCCTACCACCTTGCTTCCCGATGTGTGCTGATGGGAGATGCTGCGCATGCCGTTGTGCCCTTCTATGGACAGGGCATGAATGCA GGCTTTGAGGATTGTCTGGTCTTTGATGAATTAATGGACCAATTCCACAATGACCTTG GTGCCTGCCTCCCCGagttctccaggctgagggTGCCAGATGACCATGCAATCTCAGATTTAGCCATGTACAACTACATAGAG ATGCGCAAACACGTGAATTCAATGTGGTTCATTTTCCGGAAGCACGTAGACAACTTCCTCTACACCCTCATGCCTTCCACTATTGTCCCACTGTACACAATG GTGACTTTCACAAGAATTCGCTACCATGAGGCACTTCAGCGCTGGAAATGGCAGGAAAAG AGGGCTCAAGGCCCGGTGGAGTTAAGCCAGGCTTGCAGAAGCTTAAGTAGAACCTCGCCCAAG GCACTCAGGTCTGCCATGACTGCCTCTGGAGAGGATGTCCCCACAGAGTCTGACCTCCAGGTGTCCCCATCGCATGTATGTATGCATCCAGTCCTCAGGGCCCAtcacctcactgcaacctccaGGGCAGACTGCCAGCCTGGAGGACCCTCTACGTCCAACTCAGCAGCAAATGCTTTAGAAACTAGTACAAACATAGTGGTGGAGACGAGTGCAGCAGGGGAAAGTGTGGAGCAGCCTGGGCGCAGATCCTGCTAG